A genomic stretch from Leptotrichia sp. HSP-536 includes:
- a CDS encoding type III pantothenate kinase, with the protein MILGFDIGNTHIVPIFYDMKGNILATFRIPTHLEFTEDTLFIMLKEFAKNSNLEILNIENIIVSSVVPNINENFSRLGKKYFDINPVFVNLDNVENKIKILPNMERGLGADRIVDILAAKNLHPEKELLIIDFGTATTFDMIKNSTYMGGCILPGITLSINALFNNTAILPKIEFTEPETVLGINTVSQINTGIFYGNVGAIKELILQYKKSFPNAYVIATGGQGRKISEYIEEIDEYVAKLGETGIFEFYKLTINN; encoded by the coding sequence ATGATTTTGGGATTTGATATTGGAAATACACATATTGTACCAATTTTTTATGATATGAAAGGAAATATACTGGCAACATTTAGGATACCGACACATCTTGAATTTACTGAAGACACTCTTTTTATAATGTTAAAGGAATTTGCCAAAAACAGTAATTTGGAAATTTTAAACATTGAAAATATCATTGTATCATCTGTTGTTCCGAATATTAACGAAAATTTTTCAAGACTTGGAAAAAAATATTTTGACATTAATCCAGTTTTTGTAAATCTTGACAACGTTGAAAATAAAATAAAAATTTTACCAAATATGGAACGTGGACTTGGAGCAGATAGAATTGTCGATATTTTGGCAGCAAAAAATCTACATCCAGAAAAGGAGCTTCTAATTATCGACTTTGGAACAGCTACAACTTTTGATATGATAAAAAATTCCACTTATATGGGCGGCTGCATTCTCCCTGGAATTACACTTTCAATAAATGCCTTGTTCAACAATACTGCCATTTTGCCAAAAATTGAGTTTACAGAACCTGAAACAGTTTTGGGAATAAATACGGTTTCTCAGATTAATACAGGTATTTTTTACGGAAATGTAGGAGCAATAAAGGAATTAATTTTACAATATAAAAAGTCTTTTCCAAATGCTTATGTTATCGCAACTGGAGGACAAGGAAGAAAAATTTCCGAATATATTGAAGAAATTGATGAATATGTGGCAAAACTTGGGGAAACTGGTATTTTTGAATTTTATAAATTGACAATTAATAATTAA
- a CDS encoding lipase family alpha/beta hydrolase, which translates to MKKIIKNILIGTSITAIGITTTKNSWAGLLYHDYKIKTYYEKNDKKRENQDFMVLLHGIYGRNSAMESIAQYFKNDYRIVNIQYPTTKETVQEITELYIKPSIKNISEEIYEQNFGSKIKNQYFEINENRNREDIQSADKNLNQNIKINFVAHSMGTGVLRYYLKEKPLKNLGKVVFISPPSHGSHLADIPFVDKLQFILGKVVTQFSTQKDSFVNQLGEPDYDYLILIGNKTNNPFSSILIPGDDDGMVPLDSAKMESENFKIIENANHKSILKDIRTMEEISKFFKSSTIQKNTIKEKTENFSEKKE; encoded by the coding sequence ATGAAAAAAATAATAAAAAATATATTAATTGGAACCTCAATTACTGCCATTGGAATTACTACAACTAAAAACAGTTGGGCTGGACTGCTTTACCACGACTATAAAATAAAAACTTATTATGAAAAAAATGATAAAAAACGGGAAAATCAGGATTTTATGGTGCTTCTTCATGGAATTTATGGAAGAAATTCAGCTATGGAAAGCATTGCCCAGTATTTCAAAAATGATTATAGAATTGTGAATATCCAGTATCCTACAACTAAGGAAACTGTACAGGAAATTACAGAACTCTACATAAAGCCAAGTATCAAAAATATCAGTGAAGAAATTTATGAACAAAATTTTGGCAGTAAAATAAAAAATCAATATTTTGAAATTAATGAAAATAGAAATCGAGAAGACATACAATCAGCTGATAAAAATTTAAATCAAAATATAAAAATTAATTTTGTGGCACACTCAATGGGAACAGGAGTTTTAAGGTATTATTTAAAAGAAAAACCACTTAAAAATCTCGGAAAAGTAGTGTTTATTTCTCCACCATCGCATGGAAGCCATCTAGCTGATATTCCATTTGTAGACAAACTTCAATTTATTCTTGGAAAAGTTGTCACACAATTTAGCACTCAAAAAGACAGTTTTGTGAATCAGCTCGGCGAACCTGATTATGATTATCTTATTTTAATTGGAAATAAAACAAACAATCCTTTTTCTTCAATACTAATTCCAGGAGATGACGATGGAATGGTGCCTTTGGACTCTGCAAAAATGGAATCTGAAAATTTCAAAATTATTGAAAATGCCAATCATAAAAGTATTTTGAAAGATATTCGTACAATGGAAGAAATTTCTAAATTTTTTAAAAGTTCCACAATTCAAAAGAATACAATAAAAGAAAAAACTGAAAATTTTAGTGAAAAGAAGGAGTAA
- a CDS encoding phospholipase D-like domain-containing protein, with product MENTFLKGISCDIYAGKKAGIAVKNAMRNSKKSITVIAPFLSGRMISEEIFKALNKNIQVKIISKDNERIYPLLKKILFIKKRSSQNQNEWLFQLGKFLLIVFYIILSLAILEIFTSFGFNVSFMRKSLSKNNFLILTILFSIFIVFFRDFILNNKKSSKFTYSKRENLKLHILDKDYHLHSKIYIIDNKIAFLGSLNCTDTGFLLNHETCIKTTDKSVIKHLNNVYKDLVKTSKPIPLRELKKRINKK from the coding sequence ATGGAAAATACATTTTTAAAAGGGATTTCCTGTGATATTTATGCTGGAAAAAAAGCAGGAATTGCTGTAAAAAATGCAATGCGAAATTCAAAAAAATCAATCACAGTAATCGCACCTTTTTTAAGCGGAAGAATGATAAGTGAAGAAATTTTTAAGGCATTAAATAAAAACATTCAAGTAAAAATTATTTCAAAAGACAACGAACGAATTTATCCGCTTTTAAAAAAAATATTATTTATAAAAAAACGTTCTTCACAAAATCAAAACGAATGGCTTTTTCAACTTGGAAAATTTCTACTAATTGTATTTTATATAATTTTATCGCTTGCAATACTTGAAATTTTTACATCTTTTGGCTTTAATGTTTCCTTTATGAGAAAATCATTGTCCAAGAATAATTTTTTGATTCTCACAATACTTTTTTCCATTTTTATTGTATTTTTCAGAGATTTTATATTGAATAATAAAAAATCTTCTAAATTTACCTACTCCAAAAGAGAAAATCTGAAATTACATATTTTAGATAAAGATTACCATCTCCATAGTAAAATTTACATAATTGATAATAAAATAGCCTTTCTAGGCTCTTTAAACTGTACTGACACAGGATTTCTCCTAAATCACGAAACTTGTATAAAAACTACTGATAAATCTGTAATTAAGCATTTAAATAATGTTTACAAGGATTTAGTGAAAACCTCCAAACCTATTCCATTAAGAGAATTGAAAAAAAGAATAAACAAAAAATAG
- a CDS encoding OmpA family protein produces MKKVILLFTIILGFNLFSDNLKNNEIPFISSYDEFFQKVEKLEEKIKNGDKKAINNLGNLYAKDENSRNIPKAKEYYRLAIKNGSEIARKNLEIVNKLPKLCPERSICENWTTIRFVDKDGKIVKMIIRGFPVNKEEVTEIEKREIKGEIEYLLNVFLENEEFVIVGYADETEKNKKKLSLSRAEKIAEFLKQNGLRKDIKISKITGKSSENPVDTNDTEIGRYNNRRVEIFLKNGKVKKIDVEGLLNQLKDE; encoded by the coding sequence ATGAAAAAAGTAATTTTACTTTTTACAATAATTTTAGGATTTAATTTATTTTCGGATAATTTAAAAAATAACGAGATACCTTTTATTTCTTCATATGATGAATTTTTTCAAAAAGTAGAGAAGTTAGAAGAAAAAATAAAAAATGGAGATAAAAAAGCAATTAATAATTTAGGGAATTTGTATGCGAAGGATGAAAATTCTCGAAATATTCCTAAGGCAAAAGAATATTATAGATTGGCGATTAAAAATGGTTCTGAAATTGCTAGGAAAAATTTGGAAATAGTAAATAAACTTCCAAAATTATGTCCTGAAAGATCCATATGTGAAAATTGGACAACAATTAGGTTTGTAGATAAAGATGGAAAAATTGTGAAAATGATAATAAGAGGGTTTCCTGTCAATAAAGAAGAAGTGACTGAGATTGAAAAACGAGAAATTAAAGGTGAAATAGAATATTTATTAAATGTTTTTCTTGAGAATGAAGAATTTGTAATTGTTGGGTATGCTGATGAAACTGAAAAGAATAAAAAGAAATTATCTTTATCAAGAGCTGAGAAAATAGCTGAATTTTTGAAACAAAATGGATTAAGAAAAGATATAAAAATTAGTAAAATAACTGGAAAAAGTTCTGAAAATCCAGTTGATACAAATGATACGGAAATTGGAAGATACAATAATCGCCGTGTTGAGATTTTTCTGAAAAATGGGAAAGTTAAGAAAATTGATGTTGAGGGATTGTTGAATCAATTGAAAGATGAGTAA
- a CDS encoding type II toxin-antitoxin system RelB/DinJ family antitoxin: MANANLSIRVDKEIKEKANELFNKFGLTMTTAVNMFLKTAIRENRIPFELKLEEEPNEVTMKAIEEGRRIAKDDSVKGYGSIEELKEALGVKG, translated from the coding sequence ATGGCAAATGCAAATTTAAGTATTAGAGTTGATAAAGAAATAAAAGAAAAAGCGAACGAATTATTTAACAAATTTGGCTTGACAATGACAACAGCAGTAAATATGTTTTTAAAAACTGCAATTAGAGAGAATAGAATTCCTTTTGAATTGAAATTGGAAGAAGAGCCAAATGAAGTAACAATGAAAGCAATTGAAGAAGGAAGACGGATAGCAAAAGACGATAGTGTAAAGGGATATGGCAGCATAGAGGAGTTGAAAGAGGCACTTGGTGTAAAAGGCTAG
- the pepF gene encoding oligoendopeptidase F encodes MERSEIKQEYKWNLSDIYENYSAWEKDFEKVSELKKELAGFKGQFGNEGKLLEFFQKQEEMDKISYKLYRYPQLARDLNSSDKEAVEHLQKVQFLFAEISTELSWVNSELVENRENIEKWIEKKEFDDYRFGLKNLFRLQKHILEEKESKLLSYYSSFFSAPRSIYSEVTVTDVEWPQVTLSSGEKVDVTPANYSKILSTNRNQEDRKLMFQTFYTIYEKKKNTIAAIYNSILQKGIASKKAYNYDSFLLSHLESDNIPEEIYLNLVNTAKNNTKPLQRYLKLRKKILGLEKYYNFDGSINLIEFDKEYEYDDAKEIVLNSVAPLGKDYVEKMKKAISEGWLDVFEAKGKRTGAYSAGVYGVHPYMLLNYNKTLDSVFTLAHELGHTLHTLYSDENQPFSMADYTIFVAEVASTFNERLLLDYMLENTNDPKERIALLEQEIGNIVGTFYFQALLADYEYQAHKLAEDGEPITAEVLSKIMEDLFDKYYGNIIEKDDLIYIFWARVPHFFNSPFYVYQYATCFASSAILYEKMINSSDESERKQTLDKYIQLLSSGGNDFPMEQLKKAGVDLSKIETIEAVAKQFDLLLDKLEVEIEKL; translated from the coding sequence ATGGAAAGAAGTGAAATAAAACAGGAATACAAATGGAATTTATCGGATATTTATGAAAATTATTCAGCTTGGGAGAAGGATTTTGAGAAAGTTAGTGAGCTGAAAAAAGAATTGGCTGGATTTAAAGGGCAATTTGGGAATGAAGGGAAGTTATTGGAGTTTTTTCAGAAGCAGGAGGAGATGGATAAGATTTCTTATAAATTGTATAGGTATCCTCAGCTTGCGAGGGATTTGAACTCATCGGATAAGGAGGCTGTGGAGCATTTGCAGAAGGTGCAGTTTTTGTTTGCAGAGATTTCTACTGAATTGTCCTGGGTAAATTCGGAACTGGTTGAAAATCGTGAGAATATTGAAAAATGGATTGAAAAAAAGGAATTTGATGATTATAGATTTGGACTAAAAAATTTATTTAGATTGCAAAAACATATTCTGGAAGAAAAGGAAAGCAAATTGCTGTCATACTACAGCTCGTTCTTTTCAGCACCGAGAAGCATTTATTCAGAAGTTACGGTTACAGATGTGGAATGGCCGCAAGTTACGCTTAGTTCTGGAGAAAAAGTGGATGTAACGCCTGCCAATTATTCTAAAATTTTGTCTACAAATAGAAATCAGGAAGACAGAAAACTGATGTTTCAGACGTTTTATACAATTTATGAAAAGAAAAAAAATACAATTGCTGCAATTTATAACTCAATTTTGCAAAAAGGAATTGCTTCAAAGAAAGCCTACAATTACGATTCATTTTTGTTAAGCCATCTGGAAAGCGACAATATTCCAGAAGAAATTTACTTAAATCTTGTCAATACGGCGAAAAATAATACAAAACCATTGCAAAGATATTTAAAATTGAGAAAGAAAATTTTAGGACTTGAAAAATACTATAATTTTGATGGCTCAATTAATCTAATAGAATTTGACAAGGAATATGAGTATGATGATGCGAAGGAAATAGTGTTAAATTCAGTTGCTCCGCTTGGGAAAGATTACGTAGAAAAAATGAAAAAAGCGATTTCAGAAGGCTGGCTGGATGTATTTGAGGCAAAAGGGAAAAGAACGGGAGCGTATTCTGCGGGAGTTTACGGAGTTCACCCATATATGCTTCTGAATTACAACAAAACTTTAGACAGCGTATTTACATTGGCACACGAACTGGGACATACCTTGCATACTCTTTATTCAGACGAAAATCAGCCTTTCTCGATGGCAGACTACACAATTTTTGTAGCGGAAGTGGCTTCTACATTTAATGAAAGATTACTGCTTGACTATATGCTAGAAAACACTAATGATCCAAAAGAAAGAATCGCACTGCTGGAGCAGGAAATTGGAAATATTGTTGGAACATTCTATTTTCAGGCATTATTAGCAGATTATGAATATCAGGCACACAAGCTGGCAGAAGATGGAGAGCCGATTACAGCGGAAGTTTTGAGCAAAATTATGGAAGACTTGTTTGACAAATATTACGGCAACATAATCGAAAAAGATGATTTAATCTATATTTTCTGGGCAAGAGTTCCACATTTTTTCAACTCGCCATTTTACGTTTATCAATACGCCACTTGCTTTGCCTCATCAGCGATTTTATATGAAAAAATGATAAATTCAAGTGATGAAAGTGAGAGAAAACAAACACTTGACAAGTACATACAATTATTAAGCTCAGGAGGAAATGACTTCCCAATGGAACAGCTTAAAAAAGCAGGAGTTGACTTGTCAAAAATTGAAACAATCGAGGCTGTGGCGAAGCAATTTGATTTGTTGCTGGATAAGTTGGAAGTGGAGATTGAGAAGTTGTAG
- a CDS encoding RNA-binding protein, with translation MKKENFLRQFPKDLEYLASKLYNYYEIAKDYEIISFTDEFYTPNFWKKLGKKLDGLNVICDGVFKDSDRQQIAFVPESFINKDNNFEKNDENFENFKIDFNKENNFQFPNKLLKISIDSRFREYSHKDFLGSLMGLNIKRELMGDLILESKNKQISGYIPVSEKIVDYIISELKQIGRATCEIEIIDTENKNNLPQYKYDDKLITIPSKRLDSIVSTITNLSRAKVIEPIEKGKVLVDYVEEKDKSKMLEIGSLITIRGFGKYKLFLEKGETKKGKERILVKKYI, from the coding sequence ATGAAAAAAGAAAATTTTTTAAGGCAATTTCCGAAAGATTTGGAATATTTGGCAAGTAAACTGTATAATTATTATGAAATTGCAAAAGATTATGAAATTATCAGTTTTACCGATGAATTTTATACGCCAAATTTTTGGAAGAAATTAGGAAAAAAACTGGATGGACTGAATGTTATTTGTGATGGAGTTTTCAAAGATAGTGATAGACAGCAAATTGCTTTTGTACCAGAAAGTTTTATAAATAAAGATAATAATTTTGAAAAAAATGACGAAAATTTTGAGAATTTTAAAATAGATTTTAATAAAGAAAATAATTTTCAGTTTCCAAATAAGCTGTTAAAAATATCAATAGATTCAAGATTTCGTGAATATTCGCATAAAGATTTTTTGGGAAGCCTTATGGGGCTTAATATAAAGCGTGAACTTATGGGAGATTTGATTCTTGAAAGTAAAAATAAACAGATTTCTGGATATATTCCAGTTTCTGAAAAAATTGTGGACTACATTATTTCAGAATTAAAGCAAATTGGAAGAGCAACTTGTGAAATTGAAATTATTGATACAGAAAATAAAAATAATCTTCCACAATATAAATATGATGACAAGTTAATTACAATTCCCTCCAAGCGTCTAGACAGCATCGTTTCAACGATTACAAACTTGTCCCGTGCAAAAGTGATTGAGCCGATTGAAAAAGGGAAAGTTCTGGTGGATTATGTAGAAGAAAAAGACAAGTCTAAAATGCTTGAAATCGGGAGCTTAATTACGATTCGAGGATTTGGAAAGTATAAGTTGTTTTTGGAAAAAGGTGAAACGAAAAAGGGAAAAGAACGGATACTTGTGAAAAAATATATTTAG
- a CDS encoding YkvA family protein, with the protein MLKNAKKLYEKYKKSKITGEDLKKADKITSNLGKISSKFGLLVRMLQADKNGEFKIPTMDKVKIIGAIVYVITTIDAVPDLLPVIGFGDDIGVVAYVISKLGSLLSEYEKFEIQKRQDEKDKNVDWDNLKVVNED; encoded by the coding sequence ATGTTAAAAAATGCGAAAAAATTGTATGAAAAATATAAAAAATCAAAAATTACAGGAGAAGATTTAAAAAAAGCTGATAAAATTACAAGTAATTTAGGAAAAATTTCATCAAAATTTGGACTTCTTGTGAGAATGCTGCAAGCAGATAAAAATGGGGAGTTTAAAATTCCAACGATGGACAAAGTGAAAATTATTGGAGCAATTGTCTATGTGATTACAACGATTGATGCAGTGCCTGATCTTTTGCCAGTTATTGGATTTGGGGATGACATTGGGGTAGTGGCTTATGTGATTTCAAAACTGGGGTCTTTACTTTCTGAATATGAAAAATTTGAAATACAGAAAAGACAGGATGAAAAAGATAAAAATGTGGACTGGGACAATTTAAAAGTTGTAAATGAAGATTAG
- a CDS encoding zinc ribbon domain-containing protein, translated as MFQKSRKNIKKKKRYDKKMFIFPLIVWIIGFIICFITFKRSSPEKILSLPSFSGYIMLGLGTGLFFHALIREKYRLKLKIGFPLKILFPAYPIVEDYDQLTSDMSSFKESYSEFMNNIDSSKSNSKIQNYATQLLWHCIYLQKKRMEKLDVQIKLESSRLSYSKKSAPVRSALYFDGKYNVNDVYEEIYSVRTFRHENHDIKRVYNKEVAHYTFLSARNVGKEKVVCPNCGSISSRSNLIDGCDFCGTKFTIEDLDNRVASFGFRRDFQVSEGKRKAIKKLIYPWVYFMGAISFAYMGFLMPFFIVFKDFNVPLKLVIPLLFCLVIMGLIITSFTAFCGFFLTNVLMIFIVPTVIFFNICFKSLNAAMNYKLVYRSRKEQDQENKMAYKVREIDPLFSIQSFFGGVQNKLYAIHFADKKNQVNASSDLDLSKYLLKKYENVVDIETLSLSMTSYRIKEGVQIATVIASLLLREYRNNKIKNRVEYVKMQLEKSEHCKTQAVCGPSILKCEKCGGNLSLLEGKTCKFCGNELDMREHDWIITKYSSIQKQKKHK; from the coding sequence ATGTTTCAAAAATCGAGAAAAAATATTAAGAAAAAGAAAAGGTATGATAAAAAAATGTTTATTTTTCCTTTAATTGTTTGGATTATAGGATTTATAATTTGTTTTATTACTTTTAAACGGTCATCACCAGAAAAAATTCTTAGTTTACCTTCATTTTCAGGATATATAATGCTTGGTTTAGGAACAGGTCTGTTTTTTCATGCTTTAATTAGGGAGAAGTATCGTTTAAAGTTAAAAATAGGTTTTCCGCTGAAAATACTTTTTCCAGCGTATCCAATAGTTGAAGACTACGATCAGTTAACAAGTGACATGAGTTCATTTAAAGAATCTTATAGTGAATTTATGAATAATATAGATAGCAGCAAAAGCAACAGTAAAATACAGAATTATGCCACACAGCTTTTATGGCACTGCATTTATCTTCAAAAAAAACGTATGGAAAAACTGGATGTACAGATAAAGCTGGAATCCAGCAGACTTTCCTACTCAAAAAAATCAGCTCCTGTTCGTTCAGCTCTTTATTTTGATGGAAAATACAATGTCAATGATGTTTACGAAGAAATTTATTCTGTAAGAACTTTCCGACATGAAAATCATGACATTAAAAGAGTTTACAATAAAGAAGTTGCACATTACACATTTCTATCTGCTAGAAATGTGGGAAAAGAGAAGGTAGTATGTCCAAATTGTGGTAGCATATCATCTAGAAGCAATTTAATTGATGGATGTGATTTCTGCGGAACAAAGTTTACCATTGAAGATTTAGATAATAGAGTAGCCAGCTTTGGATTCCGTCGTGATTTTCAGGTAAGCGAAGGAAAACGTAAGGCAATAAAAAAATTAATTTATCCATGGGTATATTTTATGGGCGCAATATCGTTTGCCTATATGGGGTTTCTTATGCCTTTTTTCATTGTTTTCAAAGATTTTAATGTTCCCTTAAAATTAGTTATACCGCTTTTGTTCTGTCTAGTCATTATGGGATTGATTATAACATCCTTTACTGCATTTTGTGGTTTTTTCCTTACAAATGTATTAATGATTTTTATTGTGCCTACTGTCATTTTCTTCAATATATGCTTTAAATCATTAAATGCAGCCATGAATTACAAGCTTGTTTATCGTTCAAGAAAAGAACAGGATCAGGAAAATAAAATGGCTTATAAAGTAAGAGAAATCGATCCGCTATTTTCTATTCAAAGTTTTTTTGGAGGAGTTCAAAATAAACTTTATGCAATCCATTTTGCAGATAAAAAGAATCAGGTTAATGCTTCTTCCGATTTGGATCTTTCAAAATATTTACTAAAAAAATATGAAAATGTTGTTGATATTGAAACATTGTCCTTGTCCATGACTTCATATAGAATAAAAGAAGGTGTTCAAATTGCAACTGTAATTGCAAGTCTATTACTTAGAGAATATAGGAACAATAAGATAAAAAACAGAGTAGAGTATGTAAAAATGCAACTTGAAAAAAGTGAACACTGTAAAACACAGGCAGTTTGTGGCCCTTCCATTTTAAAATGTGAAAAATGTGGAGGTAACTTATCTCTCTTGGAAGGTAAAACTTGTAAATTTTGTGGAAATGAGCTGGATATGAGAGAACATGACTGGATAATTACAAAATACTCCAGCATACAAAAACAGAAGAAGCACAAGTAA